One Scophthalmus maximus strain ysfricsl-2021 chromosome 7, ASM2237912v1, whole genome shotgun sequence genomic window, ACTGAGGAAGTTTAGACTAAGATGTAATTACACCgactttaattaattaaatgcattttcattcaaTCAAATATTTCTAAACAGCATCTGAAAGAAGAGGCCACATTTAACCTGTGGGCCTTACATGCGTGATCTCACTCCTGCAAttaattgttttcattcactGCCTTCAACTTCCCTGAGCCTGTGTTTAAGAGTCATTGTCGGTTAAATTGACCATGCTGCATCTTCATAAATGTTCTGTCCAAGAGGCACTATAATATATAGAAGTCCTGTGAGTTTAAAGgctagttttttgtttgttgccaATTCTTGTTTTGTGGAGACTGACAATTTATGGTACAGTAACGCTCTACTCGTCAGAATTCCCCCTTCccaaatttaatttcacaatTATAAGTTACAGTAGAAACATGTCCATAATTAAGATAACAGTGCATTCATTTTCGGTtttaaaacagacagacaaacagaaagtagatagtgaaaaaataaataaatctaggtCATGAAGTGCTTATAATTATTTCCCTCATGTTTGCATACAGTTGCTATTTTTAGTGTTAGGTCATTTCTCATAACCATGCCCTGATTACTGGATAGCATGCCATTTACCCAAAGGAGACATCACATTGATTGTGGGAAGTATCACTCCACACAAGCTGCCTTGAGTCTCACACTTCCCTGAAGCTCATCTAATTTATTACCATCAAACAATAGCTCCAGTCGCTACTTGTTTGAAATGTGGCAGTACAGGTTGTTTCAGTGCGGTAGGGATATTCACCTGAAATCTCATGCAACAAGCTCACGCAAGACTTTTGCATTTTACAAAGCCAACATAGAGAGACTCACCTTGAATGTTACAAGGGATATTGTATAATGCTTGAATTGAAAGTTGCTTCTAGAAAGTGAAATCAGCAGTTTTAACAGTATTAATGTACTGACTAATGTTGTCTCTGTGGGAGTGCTGTAAGTATTTGACCTATGTCAACCTCAGAAGCATGGCTTAAAATTACAATGGGTTTACAGTCTTCAGATAACTATAGTTACTGCCTGCCCAGGTCCTACTGAACTAGCGCtgcaacagagagaaagggCCTCTATGTTTTAGTTGCTTAAGTTTCCATTCTCCCCTGTTTACTCAGCAGTAGGCCAACCCTACTGTCAACTCCTTTCAGTTTTCCCCTAGCAGAACCATGGCCTCTGTGCATAAGCACAGCACCATTTATTTACTCTAGGTGTGTAAACTGCTTTCAGATTTGGCAGAAAGTGTTGCACACACTGCATCGGCTGTGTTTGCATTAAGCAGATTGCATGACAAAAGAGTGATACAGTGAAGATATATTTTATTAGATTGCATCTCGTGTGTAGGCCTGTCTTTCAAAATCAGTGTGATTTGTACAACTATATTATTCCAGAGGACTAGATTATGAATGATCTATCGGCTGTGCTATTACAGGACACTGACAATCAGATCAAATCAGTTGCCCATAATAATCAGTTTTAGATTACTGCTGTGATAACTTTTTGATTCACTATCActaactgagaaaaaaaaaaaacatgccctCAACTTCCACAAGAGTAACATTGAAACTCAACTGTGTGTCCCTTGTTTTGATCTAAGGTAAGTGTGTGAAGGTCCAGAGGAAGCAGGGTCTGGTATCCGGCTCAGATAGCAGCAACAAGCACTCCCCCAGCAACAAGAGGAGCCTGAATCCCAGCCCCATCGCACACCGGCCCTTGAGGGATCGCATCATTCATCTCTTGGCCTTAAAGCCATACAGGAAACCTGAGCTGCTACTGTGGTTGGAGAGGGAGCGGGCCACTCCAAAGGACAAGACTGACCTGACCTCAGTACTGGATGAGGTGAGACATCTGTCACATTGCTATGTAAACACATAATGTCAACTGATGGTGAAATATCCTCATATCCAGCAAGTAAAATAAAGTACAAGAATGttgtgaaaatacaaatgtagcCGCTTATAGTGTAATTTAATACCAGGGCAAGGATTTAAGCTATGAACATAAATTAGTCCCCGAGTTGCTACTGTGATACTGATACTCATGTGCAGACTGTTGCTGCAAAGCTCTAAAACTCTTTTCTACAAAATCAGTTAGTTTATTTCAGGCATATTTCCTGTGTTCACAATATTTGAGTGTCCCTCAGTAATCATCAAGCGGAGACTGAGCCTTAGACTGGTAGCTGTAATTATGCCTGTGCTCTTTAGAGGAGAAGATTGTGTTTTGACAAGAAAGGGGTGGGGTGTCTCCAACTGGGATTTGCCTACTTTCAAAATTGAAAGTGTTTGATTTGGGGAGATTTGTATAAACAGGATTACGTTGTATAAAGGCAGGGTTAAACTATTTACGATATAGACCTATCGAATGGCAAACAGGtcgtgttttattttgatttagtAAGTGGAGTTACAGTATTGCAGGACACAGTTTGGTAGTTTAACAACCCCAGCTGGCcttttttcctgttgtattcCATCCTCTTTCTGTTGATATATTAACCTTGTGAGCTGTCGGTTTTTCAGGTGGGTAAACTGAACCCTAAAGACCACAGCTACTCTCTGAAGGATGAACTCTACAGACACATCCAGAGAGACTGGCCCGGATATCTCGAAGAAGAAAAGCAACTCATCCACAGGCTGCTTATCAGGTTGGTATTAATTGAAGCCTGAAGTGTAGTGAAGTGTTTTGTTCCATGTAGAAACTTGGAAATGTATAATGTTATGGTTACATTACTAAGCAATCGTTCATGATTTTGGGGAATATGCATATAGACCATACCTGCCAACATTTGGTTTTCAAAATCCGGGAGATTTGTGCAGGGGCATGGCAGCGCAAcgttttctgcctctgtctgtccttttgTGATGAAGGATGAAATCGCCTGTGTGCCCTTATGTGCCTGTTCTGCGCGATGGTGCCGCTGTGTTTTAATGTGCTGGGTAATGTCATTTTTCCCGCCGTGCGCTACATTAAAATCAATGCGACACACCTTACAAAAAGCGTGGAGGTTGTCAATATGACTAGGTAAGATGCATGTAAATTGTTGCGCCCAACACTGTTGAAATTTACAGCTATATTTTGATTTCTTTGCGGGAACACCGCCTTCACCTGCCATTATCGGCTTGCTTTCGGGTCTGAACTTTCCGCGAAGCTTGCGCAGAGATCAACTGCGCAACTGGGTTATAAGTTGCCAGGTTGAGGTGACAAACGGGTTGAAAATTGTAGGTGTGTGGATTGTGTGAATAGAATGCGTTTCATACAAGATCTGGCAACTGGTCAACATTAGACAAACATATTGGTCCGATTATTTATAAAGGAGTTTGGGCCATGCAAATTACGGGAGTTTCCCGGGAGAAAAATCAAACCGGGAGGGGTCCGGGAGATAGGGCTAAAAAACGGGAGAGTTGGCAGGTATGATATAGACATAAGGTGCTTTCAGCACTGAAGTTTAGTCATTTTCCTGAATTTTGGAGggactgtatgtgagaatgcaaatgttgctccagacatttgcCGGAAactttcctgccagccccacTTGTAAAATTTTCTGCAAAATatcataaccctaacccaattTCCTGGTTGGGAGCACCAACCCATCCGCTTCAGAGGTGCTGGTATGATATTGACAGATCCCAGCTAGATGCatcctcttttgttttcagtctgtgtgctaagctaagctaatcacCTGCTGACTGTTACTCTGTATTTAGAGTGGTATCCATTTTTTCAACTCTTAACCCAAATTGTCAAACTCTTACATTAAATTTTCTGGTGGAGTCCCAGGCAGATAATGCATCAATAATGGACGGATGCTTTGTGACAGTGCTGGCGTTAATGCAGAATGATCACTGAATTCAAGTGGAAGTCTGCCATGATCACGCAGAAAGAGGAGCTTCTAAAAGATTACTTCTCCACACTGATGAATCTCTTAATGGACACATCAAAGCAGGGGAAAAATATTCCTTGCAGTGTTGCCAAATGGCATTAGCATGGAAGAGTTCAGAGTAGCTTGCAGGGTGAGCTTCCTCCCCTCATATGTCTCCAATGCCTGCCAGTGAACATGCGGGCCATGTGCCCCATGAGTGTTTTGGAAAAATTTCAAATCTCGCCGTCTGATTGCACAACGCCTTCTGTTCACCTCCCCTGCTAAGTGTAAAACACTCGCACTGGTAGTCATGAAATTGTTTGCCAAGAGTGATAAAACTGCGATTGCCAGCAAATACTCTGATCTCCAACAACACACGTCAAACTACAGAAAAGATATGTGGAGGAGTGCCTTCCTATACTTTCGTGCTACGGTCATTTGCTGTCTGATGTCAACTCCACTCAAACTAACTAAATGATGAGGGTTGCCTGGATCTGGTGGGGCGAGCGTCTTTTTGTGGTCTGCTTGAGGACGAAGCTGTAGGAAGCAGAGGGTTTAGTCCTACAGAGGTTAAATCTGTTGCTATTGTTATGCTCACTGGACTTTGTTCAGGCTTTGTGGTTGCCTCGTGTAGATCGCATCACCCGaggcacaaaacaaaatgtaccagagaaacatgcaaaaaccttgattggataaaaaaaacactgtcaatTTTTTAAAGTCAACGATTATTTCTTCTGTAGAAAAGCAGCTGTCTATGCTTCCCCTCTGGAAGAGATGTCATAATGAATGATAATTGCTCATGGACTTGCTCATAAATCTGCCAAAGCAAGCTTTATGACCTACATGTGGCCTTTCCTGTTTAGCTTTACAGGCCATTTACTGTATGTCCTACTGAATGTACTGTGCTCTTCATCTTTCCTCAGGAAACTTCAGCCACTCCACAGTAGCCAGTTGAAGAGTCCTCAGTCCAACAACTCATTCCACAAAACTCCTGGGGACTCGCCTTCACAACTGAGTCCTGCCAAGAATCTCTCTGTGGTAATTATTCTCTTTGAATTGAAATAATTCTACTTTCCCctatttcttctttctcacaAGACTGAAAGTAGATAAggtatttcctttttctttttttgttgcacataGACAATACAGGAATAATATGTTTAATATCTTTGTGTGATTAAATTGAGTTGCTTGAGATTAAATCTCTGATATGAATTACAGGAATACTTTGACGTTTAGGGAAATTcacttatttacattttagacGACGTTGAGATCAGAAGATAGTTATATAGCATATTATAGCTGTAGCTTAGTCTAACATGCCACGTGCCTCACTATTTCTTGGCAGGGATCGTCTGTCAACAGCCTACAGATTCCATGAAGTTACTGTTCTTCATCTTGCACATAACCCCCTGTTAAACAGTGAATTGTCAAAACACTCTGGTCTTTTTACAGAGTAGACAAATGACATGTCATGTGTTAACAGGTGGATTGTTACTTGGACAGAGCCAGGATAGCAGTTTCCCCTGTTTGCACTggttatgctaagctaagctaagagCTCAGAGCAATAAAGACAATTAgcttatttcccaaaatgttgaattattctTTTAGAGTAAAAACTGCTTATACATATGCTACAGTTTTTGGCAAATGTCACGTAATTTGCAccctgctttgaaaaaaataaagggcaAATCAGTCACTCTTTTgtgttttaccctttttttccctaGAAACGCCCATTTCCCTCCGATCCATCCAGCTgtcaaacccccaaaaaacaaagactaTTTGACCAGTGTTTGCCCTTGCAGTCGCCTTCTCATGGAGACTACGGCGCCAACGGGGCTCGTAGCGCCTCTAGTAACGGAAACTCTAGTACACAGATCAAAATAGAGTTCGACAAAACCAACAATCATCTCCAGGGGAGCCCAAATGGTCTGTACTCACCGCACAAACTCAGTGGGTCATCCGCTATTCCCAAACTGGAGAGGACAGAGCCAGCTCCTACTGCTCCCAGCCCCAGGACCCCACAAACAGACACCTCCATTTGCACTGACCAACAGTTCACTAACGGCCAACATAAAAAGAAGAGGTCCAAGAAGCACAAAGACAAGGAACGACAGCGCTTAAAACCAGACTGGATTGAAACCAGTCCAGACCTGAAGcagaacaaacaggaaaatcTCAAAGGTGAGTGGCATTAACACAGTGAAACTGTCCTCCCTTAAAAGCTGGGACACATTTAATGTatcttattaataataacaattgtGTTGTCACAAATCTGTTTCATATACTTGGTTCAAGCCATGAAGATGATCAAATTTCATTCAGGCATAACTAGGGGGGCGGGGTCCTCAGGGTTGAGTTATAGTTGTTGCTGGAAGCAAAGGAGGGCGATTACCATTTGAGAGCACAGTGGGTGCTGTCAGGACTGTAACGCTCTCTGCGCCCTCCAGTCCTGACTCCAGGCTCTAGTCTGTTGATGATTGACTGTGGAACAGCTGGGTGACCTACGGTCGAGCGAGTCAGCAGGCAGCGGTGCCTCCTACTCTGGCCTGCTGACGTCACAGCTTGCCTTGGATCGGATCTCTTATCGGCGACGGAGATAAATGATTCCATCAGCCTCGATACGATGGGCACATTATCGCATTTGCATTGGCTGATCGCTCTAACCTTTTTTGCGTGTGTTTCTCCTATCTACAGACcatgagggagagaaaacacccGTCAGACGAACTTCAGCAGAGGAACTGCCTGACTATTTAATGTAAGATCGTGTACCTGACTGTGCAAATGTTACATTCCCAGAATCAGACGGGACTCAggaatgaaatcaaaataactGTGACAACATGAGTGGGTTCACATTGTCGGTGTTGATATTATCTGTTGCTGAGGAGTTTAGCTTTCAGAGTCCAACTCACTatggagagatttttttttttttacctgtctCAAGAACCTTCAAATAAGTGGAAGgtaaataaaacacatgtgCAAATGAGTTGTCACACAGCATCACTGAGAATGACTTTGAAACAAGCGATCTTATGTTTTGCATTCATACATCTGGTCAACACATTATGCTGCTAAATCAGTGACGTGTCAGTCTTCTCCCTCCGCCAATCTCCGGTGCCATCTACTGGAAGGACTCGGGGTGGCAAGTTGGCTTCTAAAGATCACTTATGCTTTTAATGGAACGGCTTGTGTTTTCTCCTTGCAGAAAATACAGCACCATAAAAGCACTGGATCAGCGTCAACAGTACAAGGATGACTTCCGTGCCGAGTACGATGAATACAGAGCGCTTCATGACCGGATCGGGGCTATCACAGAGATGTTTGTTCAGTTGGGCTCAAAGATCAACACTCTCTCCCCGGGAACACAAGAGTACAAGGTACTTTCAGGACCAGAGACCTGCTGCTCTATTTCTACcaagacacaaaacacatctGATTCACGGCAGCCTAACACGTTTTCTCTTGTAACTGTTTCAGCTCATGGAGGACCAAATACTACAAAAGTACCGAAAGTATAAAAAAGtaagaataatttaaaattgTTTCTTCATTCATCTAATACTTCAGGCACTATGCACAGGCCTAatgcatatgaatatatatatatatataaacacatgaaACTGTTTTCTTGTGTGATCCTGGTCTGCCATGCCATGTACAGATGGTCTGCCTTTCTCCAAAAAatactttgactttgactttagAAATTTAGAAATTAGATGTGTTACTGGAATCCTATCTTGACATTTCACTGAAGGGAGAGAACTTTGCCTTTCAGATTTTGTTGGCAGTGAGTATTTTTGGCACAACAGTATTTAGTTTAGCAGTTGCTCAGAACCTCCATGTTAGTCATGGACCAAACTTTTGCTATCTAACCTCATGTCAGTCAATTCCTGCTTTATTTCCAATATAGCTTTGGTAGCTGTATTATGTATAATTGCATAATGCCCCAATATCACTAGTCTACTGAGACAAGTACATGTTGTCACTTTGGTTCTTCCTACATTTTTTCAGAAGTTTCCTGGGTATcgggaagagaagaagaggtgcGAGTACCTGCATCAGAAACTGTCACATATCAAAGGCCTGATCACAGATTATGACCGAGCACAGGAACTGTCCTAGTAACTGGCCTCTGCCCTCACCAGGGTGTGAAATGACTGGACCAAAAGACTCCTAATGGACTCAAAGACTGCCCAGCTGGGTCCTGGAGTCGCTGAGACACTTTTCACTTTACTCCTCCTGCTAATGGAATCGAGGAGCGAGGttccttttaaaaaagtggGCTCAGACCACCGACTCGTGATCAGACGTTGCCCTTTAACACTACGGCTTTCATCTATGATTATGTCTGTAATGGCTGGAGCTCGTTCTGTGGTAAAATAGATGACATGGTCACAGCCAAGTCCATTTTcctgaaatgcaaaacagacaCGATCCTTCCTGCCTAATTGCATTTTTATCCTATCCTCTATCTCGTCAGAACTTTTAAAAGAAAGGTGTTTTAAAAATAGTATTAAACTGATGGTACAATCAATccaggtgggaaaaaaatgctacTAAAGCCTTTATATATTTAACATCCAGAGGACTCTGTTTACTTGCTGTCTACTGAGTCGATTGTtgacacattcacattaatTTTTCATTAGTAACAGTGCTGGCATTACATAGTGACAGTAACATGGTCATGCTATAAACAGTATGTCTCTTTAGACCACATCTGAACTGACTAAATTCATTTAATGCAAATTTCATCTCATGATGGTAAAATGagtcaaatgtgaaatatataaatatatatatctgcagGACTAAGAACACACAAAGGTTTGTATTATTTTGTcaatacaatgaaaacaaaacaaagagtaaAGCATAAAATGCAGAGTTGTTTCAAAATGTGCTACTTCATATTATTACCCAGAATCTGTGGCAAGGACTTTTGTCTCTGGGCTGGAGTTGAATTACGTGGCTCTCTGCCTGCTCCTCACAGTACAGTAATACCGCTTTcaagataaaatgtttttaaacatgaactctagaaaatgtctggaaatttGGGTGCAGAAATTTTTTTCCGTAGTTTGCCTCTCATAAAACCAACACAGCAGGAGAGTGTCCAAGTCAGGCATGTTCACACCGACACGaagtgttctcacatgggctcactcagacgTTTTTAAGGCAATTTAACTAAGGAaaaagtttcagaaaatgtctggagcaacatttgcagacatttacagcccctctggaaaatgttaggaacatgtccagacttcagtgcatgtctgaaagcatctatAGTGTTAAATCCACCCACATGTAGCCTAAAGTACCACAAACTGCCTTTTCTCTATGTCATAGAACCTTATCAGCTCACACATCTCTCAAATCGTCAGTAGTAATCATGCTGTATCTACACTGTAGATGAATGACTACCAGTTGCCCTATGAAACAAGTTTTCACTTTACATGCAGTTGAATAGAGTACAGGGTAATGGTTCATAAAACTGATCCACACATTTTGCAATCATTTACTATGATTTTGCTTTGGTTGATGTATTGATGTTTAATAATATGAGATTCGGTTGAATATTAATTATTCACTTCAGTGAGTGTTACATTACTCTGCTGAATGTGATAGAGGTGGCTTTAAACAAATTCAGAATGTGTCATTTTCAGCCccatgtgtgaaatgtgtggtCACTCAGTTCCAACCACTTTGGTTCATTTTAGATTCCTTTCTGGGATTATTTGTACCACAAGCAGGTACATTTGAATTAATACTGCCTTTTATTTTATGTCATCTTAAGTAGCTGAGGCCTGAAGTTAGGAAATAGTGATACAATTTCAGTGCTCTCTGGACGTTTGTGTCGATTTAGCCATACTCACAACTTTTGTCTTAATGACGGCTGGAAATGGGAGAATGAAAGCTAATATTT contains:
- the LOC118315011 gene encoding RNA polymerase II elongation factor ELL, whose product is MAALRQEHRYGLSCGRINKNTPNQTRYHVKLTDTAIRTLEAYQNLKASLSNQPAICFKGSQGYVKIPAPTPESPDGLRVFSFYLSSDSKDKPQSSFDCIHQYVSGEGRDHLEGQGSIQDKITVCATDDSYQTTRERMSQVEKDIWSRSAIEIKPGPSKCVKVQRKQGLVSGSDSSNKHSPSNKRSLNPSPIAHRPLRDRIIHLLALKPYRKPELLLWLERERATPKDKTDLTSVLDEVGKLNPKDHSYSLKDELYRHIQRDWPGYLEEEKQLIHRLLIRKLQPLHSSQLKSPQSNNSFHKTPGDSPSQLSPAKNLSVKRPFPSDPSSCQTPKKQRLFDQCLPLQSPSHGDYGANGARSASSNGNSSTQIKIEFDKTNNHLQGSPNGLYSPHKLSGSSAIPKLERTEPAPTAPSPRTPQTDTSICTDQQFTNGQHKKKRSKKHKDKERQRLKPDWIETSPDLKQNKQENLKDHEGEKTPVRRTSAEELPDYLIKYSTIKALDQRQQYKDDFRAEYDEYRALHDRIGAITEMFVQLGSKINTLSPGTQEYKLMEDQILQKYRKYKKKFPGYREEKKRCEYLHQKLSHIKGLITDYDRAQELS